Proteins co-encoded in one Capsicum annuum cultivar UCD-10X-F1 chromosome 9, UCD10Xv1.1, whole genome shotgun sequence genomic window:
- the LOC107842106 gene encoding uncharacterized protein LOC107842106: MSFRSMEEFWPHYMNQHSRPATRRWHFVGTLCSMLCLVYTVLFNKWFVIFVPVLGYGLAWYSHFFVEGNVPATFGHPFWSLLCDFKMFGLMLTGQMDREIKRLGKRPVLQVY, from the coding sequence ATGAGTTTTAGAAGTATGGAGGAGTTTTGGCCTCACTACATGAACCAGCACTCAAGACCAGCAACAAGGCGTTGGCATTTTGTCGGTACACTTTGCAGTATGTTATGTTTAGTGTATACAGTGTTGTTTAACAAGTGGTTTGTGATATTTGTGCCAGTTCTTGGGTATGGTTTGGCCTGGTATAGTCATTTTTTTGTTGAAGGGAATGTTCCTGCAACATTTGGACACCCTTTTTGGTCTTTGTTATGTGATTTCAAGATGTTTGGTTTGATGCTTACTGGTCAAATGGATAGAGAAATCAAAAGGCTTGGGAAAAGGCCTGTTTTACAGGTTTATTGA
- the LOC107842786 gene encoding protein DEFECTIVE IN EXINE FORMATION 1 has translation MKLRVVLLCFLILSSNFCHLQSEEERKSNKFREREATDDSAAYPNLDEDELLNTQCPQHLELRWQHEVSSSVYASPLIADINSDGKLEVVVPSFVHYLEVLEGSDGDKLPGWPAFHQSTVHSSPLLYDIDKDGVREIGLATYNGEVLFFRVSGYLMSDKLEIPRLKVKKKWFEGLNSVPVDRSHPDVHDDQLIQEHLMEFVARHNASSHGGNHSDSTASAVHNKTLSVLEEVHPDASNASISLPSEVSYDNSSNLEDQKLKNNSLGDAETMQKGKNNSLDDAETNMANLNNSILSSENEKIRNLENGTNTRRRLLQNDVSKRSEEDVHAATVENEEGLEADADSSFDLFRDSDELADEYNYDYDDYVDEHQWEDEEFQEPEHEKAEDYVDIDAHVLCTPVIADIDSDGVSEMIVAVSYFFDHEYYQNSEHLKELGDVDIEKYISGGIVVFNLDTKQVKWTQQLDLSTDSGNFHPYIHSSPTVVDLDGDGNLDILVGTSYGLFYVLDHKGKVRDKFPLEMAEIQGAVIAADINDDGKIELVTTDSHGNVAAWTAQGKEIWEKHLKSLVPQGPAVGDVDGDGHTDIVVPTLSGNIYVLSGKDGSIVRPYPYRTHGRVMNQVLLVDLTKRGQKKKGLTIVTTSFDGYLYLIDGPTSCADVVDIGETSYSMVLADNVDGGDDLDLIVTTMNGNVFCFSTPSPHHPLKSWRSPNQGRNNAAYRLDREGVYATPSSRVFRDEEGKSFWVEIEIFDKYRYPSGSQAPYNVTVSLLVPGNYQGDRTIKQNKIFNQPGKHRLMLPVVGVRTAGTVLVEMVDKNGLYFSDDFSLTFHFHYYKLLKWLLVLPMLGMFGVLVILRPQEAMPLPSFSRNTNL, from the exons ATGAAACTTAGGGTTGTTTTACTCTGTTTTCTTATCCTTTCGTCGAATTTCTGTCATTTGCAATCAGAGGAGGAACGCAAGAGTAACAAATTCCGAGAACGAGAAGCTACTGATGATTCCGCTGCATATCCTAATTT AGACGAGGATGAGTTGCTGAATACACAATGCCCTCAGCATTTGGAGCTAAGATGGCAGCATGAAGTTAGTTCTAGCGTGTATGCCTCGCCTTTGATTGCTGATATCAACAG TGATGGGAAGCTTGAGGTTGTAGTTCCCTCTTTTGTTCATTACTTGGAAGTTCTGGAAGGTTCTGATGGAGATAAACTGCCAG GTTGGCCAGCTTTTCATCAATCTACCGTTCATTCTAGTCCTTTACTGTATGACATTGACAAGGATGGAGTGAGGGAGATAGGTTTGGCCACCTACAACGGTGAGGTGCTCTTTTTCAG GGTGTCAGGATACTTGATGTCTGATAAACTTGAGATTCCTCGGTTGAAGGTCAAGAAGAAGTGGTTTGAGGGTTTGAATTCAGTCCCTGTGGACCGTTCTCATCCGGACGTCCATGATGACCAATTAATCCAGGAGCATCTGATGGAATTTGTAGCCC GTCATAACGCATCTAGTCATGGTGGCAACCATTCGGACTCTACAGCATCCGCAGTTCACAACAAGACACTTTCTGTTCTGGAAGAAGTCCACCCTGATGCATCTAATGCTTCAATATCTTTGCCATCAGAAGTTTCATATGACAACTCTTCTAATTTAGAGgatcaaaagttaaaaaataacaGTCTAGGTGATGCAGAAACTAtgcaaaagggaaaaaataaCAGTCTAGATGATGCAGAAACTAACATGGCTAACTTGAACAATAGTATTCTGAGTTCAGAAAATGAGAAAATTAGGAATTTGGAGAATGGAACCAATACCAGAAGAAGGCTTCTTCAAAATGATGTGTCAAAAAGATCTGAGGAAGATGTTCATGCTGCAACCGTGGAAAATGAAGAAGGTCTAGAAGCAGATGCTGATTCATCTTTTGATTTATTTCGTGACAGTGACGAACTGGCAGATGAGTATAATTACGACTATGATGATTACGTTGATGAGCACCAATGGGAGGATGAAGAATTTCAGGAGCCAGAACATGAGAAAGCAGAAGATTATGTGGATATAGATGCTCATGTTTTGTGTACCCCT GTCATAGCAGACATTGATAGTGATGGGGTGTCAGAGATGATTGTTGCAGTTTCCTATTTCTTCGATCATGA GTACTACCAAAATTCGGAGCACTTGAAGGAGCTTGGAGATGTTgacattgaaaaatatatatctgGTGGTATTGTTGTTTTTAATCTAGATACCAAGCAAGTTAAATGGACTCAACAGCTGGACCTAAGTACTGACTCGGGGAATTTCCATCCCTACATACACTCTTCCCCCACGGTTGTTGATCTGGATGGTGATGGAAATTTGGACATTCTAGTAGGGACCTCTTATGGCTTGTTTTATGTCTTGGATCACAAGG GGAAAGTGAGGGATAAATTTCCTCTTGAAATGGCTGAAATCCAAGGAGCAGTAATTGCAGCTGATATAAATGATGATGGCAAGATTGAACTAGTTACTACAGATTCGCATGGCAATGTTGCTGCTTGGACTGCACAAGGGAAAGAAATTTGGGAAAAGCATCTTAAAAGCCTTGTTCCACAG GGGCCTGCCGTCGGTGATGTGGATGGGGATGGCCATACCGATATCGTTGTTCCAACACTTTCAGGGAATATTTATGTTCTGAGTGGCAAGGATGGGTCTATTGTACGCCCATATCCTTACAGGACTCATGGTAGAGTGATGAATCAAGTTCTTCTTGTTGACTTGACCAAACGTGGGCAGAAGAAAAAAGGGCTTACAATCGTCACTACATCATTTGATGGTTACTTGTACCTCATAGACGGACCTACATCATGTGCTGATGTTGTAGATATCGGTGAAACATC ATACAGCATGGTCTTGGCTGACAATGTTGATGGTGGAGATGACCTCGATCTTATTGTGACAACAATGAATGGCAATGTCTTCTGTTTTTCGACACCTTCTCCGCACCATCCCCTCAAG TCATGGAGATCACCAAACCAAGGGAGAAATAATGCTGCATACCGATTAGATCGTGAGGGAGTCTATGCCACTCCATCATCAAGAGTTTTCCGTGATGAAGAAGGCAAGAGCTTTTGGgttgaaatagaaatttttgaTAAATACAGATACCCATCTGGGTCTCAAGCTCCATATAATGTCACG GTGAGTTTGTTAGTACCTGGCAATTACCAAGGTGATAGAACTATTAAGCAAAATAAGATATTTAATCAACCCGGAAAACATAGGCTTATGCTCCCAGTTGTTGGTGTGAGGACTGCTGGTACAGTGTTGGTCGAGATGGTTGACAAGAATGGGCTATATTTCTCTGATGATTTCTCTTTGACATTCCATTTTCACTATTATAAGCTGTTAAAATGGCTTCTCGTTCTTCCTATGCTGGGGATGTTTGGTGTGCTTGTCATTCTTCGTCCTCAGGAGGCCATGCCATTACCATCATTTTCGCGAAACACCAATCTCTAA